The Microbacterium sp. LWO12-1.2 genome includes a window with the following:
- a CDS encoding superoxide dismutase, whose product MATYTLPDLPYDFAALEPHISGKIMELHHDKHHAAYVAGANTALDQLAEARDSGNLANVNKLEKDLAFNLGGHVNHSIFWTNLSPNGGGQPEGELQAAIDEYFGSFEKFQAHFTAAATGIQGSGWAVLSWDSIGSRLIIQQLFDQQSNTAQGTIPLFQLDMWEHAFYLDYLNVKADYVKAAWNIANWENVAQRFEVARKQTNGLLVLS is encoded by the coding sequence ATGGCGACTTACACGCTCCCTGACCTTCCCTACGACTTCGCAGCTCTCGAGCCGCACATCAGCGGCAAGATCATGGAACTCCACCATGACAAGCACCATGCGGCCTATGTCGCCGGTGCCAACACGGCACTCGACCAGCTCGCCGAGGCCCGTGACAGCGGCAATCTCGCCAACGTGAACAAGCTCGAGAAGGATCTCGCATTCAACCTCGGCGGACACGTCAACCACTCGATCTTCTGGACCAACCTCTCGCCGAACGGCGGGGGGCAGCCTGAAGGCGAGCTCCAGGCCGCCATCGACGAGTACTTCGGCTCCTTCGAGAAGTTCCAGGCGCACTTCACCGCCGCGGCCACGGGTATCCAGGGCTCCGGCTGGGCGGTTCTGAGCTGGGACTCGATCGGTTCGCGCCTCATCATCCAGCAGCTGTTCGACCAGCAGTCGAACACCGCGCAGGGCACCATCCCGCTCTTCCAGCTGGACATGTGGGAGCACGCCTTCTACCTGGACTACCTGAACGTCAAGGCCGACTACGTCAAGGCGGCGTGGAACATCGCCAACTGGGAGAACGTCGCCCAGCGCTTCGAGGTCGCCCGTAAGCAGACGAACGGCCTGCTGGTACTGTCGTAA
- the rapZ gene encoding RNase adapter RapZ: protein MADGDKGEFLIVTGMSGAGRTTVANALEDLGWYVVDNLPPQILRPLLDLTDMGGKALPKVAAVVDVRGGNLFDDFPGVARALRSRGSVRVLFLDAADDVLVRRFEAVRRPQPLQGDGTLLDGIRIERNRLAPIREAADLVIDTSSLNIHQLATQVSDLFSEEGEARHRVTLLSFGFKYGLPTDVDLVADMRFLPNPFWNEELRGLTGQDEPVRDYVLTREGAKEFLDAYAAALVPVLEGYQRENKSHSTVAIGCTGGKHRSVAMSEELARRIAAIPGVAVNVRHRDLGRE, encoded by the coding sequence ATGGCTGACGGGGACAAGGGCGAGTTCCTCATTGTCACGGGTATGTCCGGCGCCGGCCGGACGACCGTGGCCAACGCGCTGGAAGACCTCGGATGGTACGTGGTCGACAACCTCCCTCCGCAGATCCTCCGCCCGTTGCTGGACCTCACGGACATGGGCGGCAAGGCATTGCCCAAGGTCGCCGCCGTGGTCGACGTGCGCGGAGGTAACCTCTTCGACGACTTCCCCGGAGTGGCCAGAGCCCTGCGCTCCCGCGGTTCCGTACGGGTGCTGTTCCTAGATGCCGCCGACGACGTGCTCGTGCGCCGCTTCGAAGCTGTGCGCCGACCGCAACCGCTGCAGGGCGATGGGACGCTGCTCGACGGCATCCGGATCGAACGCAACCGACTCGCACCGATCCGCGAGGCAGCTGATCTCGTGATCGACACATCGTCATTGAACATCCACCAGTTGGCCACTCAGGTCTCCGATCTCTTCTCCGAGGAGGGCGAGGCCCGGCACCGCGTGACACTGCTGAGCTTCGGGTTCAAGTACGGACTGCCCACCGACGTCGACCTCGTGGCCGACATGCGCTTCCTGCCCAACCCGTTCTGGAACGAGGAGCTCCGCGGACTCACCGGTCAGGACGAGCCCGTGCGGGACTATGTGCTCACCCGCGAGGGCGCGAAGGAGTTCCTGGACGCCTACGCCGCCGCGCTCGTGCCGGTGCTGGAGGGCTATCAGCGCGAGAACAAGAGCCACTCGACGGTCGCCATCGGCTGCACGGGTGGGAAGCATCGCTCCGTGGCGATGTCGGAAGAGCTCGCTCGGAGGATCGCCGCGATCCCCGGTGTCGCCGTCAATGTGCGTCACAGGGACCTCGGCAGGGAGTGA
- the gap gene encoding type I glyceraldehyde-3-phosphate dehydrogenase: MSVKIGINGFGRIGRNYFRAALAQGADLEIVAVNDLTDNKTLAHLLKYDSVGGVLDAEISFDDDSITVNGKQIKAFAERDPANLPWGELGVDIVIESTGFFTKAELARKHIDAGAKKVLISAPGTGVDGTFVMGVNEDTYNAETDHIISNASCTTNCLAPLAQVFNDAFGIDRGFMMTAHAYTADQNLQDGPHSDLRRARAAAINITPASTGAAKAIGEVLPELQGKLSGSSYRVPVPTGSIVDLTLITDRENLTVEEVNEAYKKAAAEGRLAGFLQYNEDQIVSSDIVHNPHSSIFDATLTNVSGNLVKVSSWYDNEWGYSNRLVDLTEYVAERL, from the coding sequence GTGTCTGTCAAGATCGGTATCAACGGCTTCGGCCGTATCGGACGCAACTACTTCCGCGCGGCTCTCGCGCAGGGAGCGGACCTTGAGATCGTCGCGGTCAACGACCTCACCGACAACAAGACCCTTGCCCACTTGCTGAAGTACGATTCGGTCGGCGGCGTCCTCGACGCTGAGATCAGCTTCGACGACGACAGCATCACGGTCAACGGCAAGCAGATCAAGGCGTTCGCCGAGCGCGACCCCGCCAACCTCCCGTGGGGCGAGCTGGGCGTCGACATCGTCATCGAGTCGACCGGCTTCTTCACCAAGGCCGAGCTCGCGCGCAAGCACATCGACGCCGGCGCGAAGAAGGTCCTCATCTCGGCACCGGGCACCGGCGTCGACGGCACGTTCGTGATGGGCGTGAACGAGGACACCTACAACGCGGAGACGGATCACATCATCTCCAACGCGTCGTGCACCACCAACTGCCTCGCGCCGCTCGCGCAGGTCTTCAACGACGCGTTCGGCATCGACCGCGGATTCATGATGACCGCGCACGCCTACACCGCGGACCAGAACCTGCAGGACGGCCCGCACAGCGACCTCCGTCGCGCCCGTGCCGCGGCGATCAACATCACCCCGGCCTCGACCGGTGCAGCCAAGGCCATCGGAGAGGTGCTCCCTGAGCTCCAGGGCAAGCTGAGCGGTTCGTCGTACCGTGTTCCGGTTCCCACCGGCTCGATCGTCGACCTGACGCTGATCACCGACCGCGAGAACCTCACGGTCGAAGAGGTCAACGAGGCGTACAAGAAGGCCGCTGCCGAGGGTCGTCTCGCCGGTTTCCTCCAGTACAACGAGGACCAGATCGTCTCGAGCGACATCGTGCACAACCCGCACTCCTCGATCTTCGACGCGACGCTGACCAACGTCAGCGGCAACCTTGTCAAGGTCTCCAGCTGGTACGACAACGAGTGGGGCTACTCCAACCGTCTCGTCGACCTGACCGAGTACGTGGCCGAGCGCCTCTAA
- the secG gene encoding preprotein translocase subunit SecG yields MAILEFVLQVVLGITSVLLTLLILLHKGRGGGLSDMFGGGMTSAVGSSGLAERNLNRFTVVLALTWFVAIVALGLITKFEVI; encoded by the coding sequence GTGGCAATTCTCGAGTTCGTCCTGCAGGTCGTGCTGGGTATCACCAGCGTCCTGCTGACCCTCCTCATCCTTCTGCACAAGGGTCGCGGTGGTGGCCTCTCCGACATGTTCGGCGGGGGCATGACCTCAGCGGTGGGATCCTCCGGTCTCGCGGAGCGGAACCTGAACCGCTTCACTGTCGTTCTGGCCCTGACCTGGTTCGTGGCGATCGTCGCGCTGGGCCTCATCACAAAGTTTGAGGTGATCTGA
- a CDS encoding phosphoglycerate kinase produces the protein MTLRTLDTLGSLEGKRVIVRCDLNVPLRDGIITDDGRVRASLPTLNALINAGARVVVCSHLGRPDGAPDPQYSLEPVAQRLSELLGKPVAFARDTVGESAQEAVASLEDGGVVVIENLRFNAGETAKDDATRAAFAAELAALGDVLVSDGFGVVHRKQASVYELAELLPSAAGLLIAAELDVLDRLTENPERPYAVVLGGSKVSDKLGVISHLLPRVDKILVGGGMLFTFLKAQGHAVASSLLEEDQLETVRGYLAEAAERGVEIVLPTDVVVAASFGADAAHEVASADAIEATPFGASGIGLDIGPETAARFAQVIRESKTVFWNGPMGVFEFPAFAAGTKTVAQALTEVDGLSVVGGGDSAAAVRQLGFTDDQFGHISTGGGASLEFLEGKKLPGLEVLGWA, from the coding sequence ATGACTCTGCGCACCCTGGATACGCTGGGGTCGCTCGAGGGCAAGCGCGTCATCGTCCGTTGTGATCTCAATGTCCCCCTGCGGGATGGGATCATCACGGACGATGGCCGTGTCCGCGCCTCGTTGCCGACTCTCAATGCACTGATCAACGCGGGTGCCCGCGTCGTCGTGTGCTCCCACCTCGGACGCCCCGATGGCGCGCCCGACCCTCAGTACAGCCTCGAGCCGGTCGCACAGCGACTGTCGGAGCTGCTCGGCAAGCCGGTCGCGTTCGCTCGCGACACGGTCGGCGAGTCGGCGCAGGAAGCGGTGGCATCGCTCGAAGACGGCGGAGTCGTCGTCATCGAGAACCTCCGCTTCAACGCCGGCGAGACCGCGAAGGATGACGCCACCCGTGCGGCGTTCGCCGCGGAGCTGGCTGCACTCGGCGACGTGCTGGTGTCGGACGGCTTCGGCGTTGTCCACCGCAAGCAGGCGAGCGTCTACGAACTCGCGGAGCTCCTGCCTTCTGCCGCCGGTCTGCTGATCGCGGCCGAGCTCGACGTGCTCGACCGCCTCACCGAGAACCCCGAGCGCCCGTACGCGGTCGTGCTCGGAGGATCGAAGGTGAGCGACAAGCTCGGCGTGATCTCGCATCTGCTTCCCCGGGTCGACAAGATCCTGGTCGGCGGCGGCATGCTCTTCACCTTCCTCAAGGCGCAGGGGCACGCTGTGGCCTCGAGCCTGCTGGAAGAGGATCAGCTCGAGACCGTTCGCGGGTACCTCGCGGAAGCGGCAGAGCGTGGTGTGGAGATCGTGCTCCCGACCGACGTCGTCGTCGCGGCATCCTTCGGTGCCGATGCGGCACATGAGGTCGCCTCGGCAGACGCGATCGAGGCGACCCCGTTCGGCGCCTCGGGCATCGGCCTCGACATCGGACCGGAGACGGCGGCACGATTCGCGCAGGTCATCCGCGAATCCAAGACCGTGTTCTGGAACGGCCCGATGGGTGTGTTCGAGTTCCCGGCCTTCGCGGCCGGCACCAAGACCGTCGCGCAGGCGCTCACCGAGGTCGACGGCCTCAGCGTGGTCGGCGGTGGCGATTCCGCTGCTGCCGTGCGTCAGCTCGGCTTCACCGACGACCAGTTCGGTCACATCTCGACCGGCGGCGGCGCAAGCCTCGAGTTCCTCGAGGGCAAGAAACTACCCGGCCTGGAGGTGCTCGGATGGGCATAG
- a CDS encoding tetratricopeptide repeat protein: MDTWDARIDAVWEDGALTDAERIERIDDLARERPAADARALFERAGARDSAGLEAEAESLYREALRAGLDDEHRPQAVIQLASTLRNLGRIDEAVEMLRAERERGGAFADAASAFYALALVSQGDARAGAAVALEALAPHLPRYTRSVSAYARELTAPPR; this comes from the coding sequence ATGGACACCTGGGACGCACGGATCGACGCGGTCTGGGAGGACGGCGCTCTGACGGACGCCGAACGTATCGAACGCATCGACGATCTGGCGCGCGAGCGGCCGGCTGCCGACGCGCGCGCCCTGTTCGAGCGAGCGGGCGCGCGTGATTCCGCGGGGCTCGAAGCGGAGGCCGAGTCGTTGTACCGGGAGGCGTTGAGGGCCGGCCTGGACGATGAGCACCGTCCTCAGGCAGTGATTCAGCTGGCCAGCACATTGCGCAACCTCGGTCGCATCGATGAGGCCGTCGAGATGCTGCGCGCCGAGCGCGAGCGCGGAGGGGCATTCGCCGATGCGGCATCCGCGTTCTACGCCTTGGCGCTGGTCTCGCAGGGCGATGCGCGCGCGGGCGCTGCGGTGGCGCTCGAAGCGCTGGCACCGCACCTGCCCCGGTACACGCGCTCCGTCTCCGCCTATGCCCGCGAGCTGACCGCTCCGCCACGCTGA
- the tig gene encoding trigger factor codes for MANSTVEKLTPTRVKLSITVTPDDLKPSIAHAYEHIAQDVQIPGFRKGKVPAPIIDQRIGRGAVIEHAVNEGLDKFFREATVEHKLRVVGRPAADITQWPNEKDFTGDLLVDIEVDVRPEIELPSFDGITVTVDAVEADEAALDAELDNMRARFGTLIPVDRPAAKGDFVELDLVATIDGAEIDRAEGVSYEIGSGELLEGIDDAIESLTAGEDTTFRSALVGGDHAGSEAEVSVSVKAVKERELPAADDDFAQIASEFDTIAELRDSLAERVAQQGVFTQGSAARDKLVEVLLEQIEIPVPPKLIEDEVHNHLEGEGRLEDDVHRAEVTEASEKQFRTQVLLDTIAEQADVQVSQEELSQYLVQSAAQYGMAPQEFVEALQSSNQLPALVGEVARNKALAIALGKVNVVDSNGKTVDLSDFIVVDDEAADAEAEEKPAKKAPAKKAPAKKPAAKKAPAKKADEAEDSEKEPAEKKPAAKKPAAKKAPAKKAADKAE; via the coding sequence ATGGCGAACAGCACCGTCGAGAAGCTGACCCCGACCCGGGTCAAGCTCAGCATCACGGTCACCCCGGACGACCTCAAGCCGAGCATCGCTCACGCGTATGAGCACATCGCTCAGGACGTCCAGATCCCCGGATTCCGCAAGGGCAAGGTCCCTGCTCCGATCATCGATCAGCGCATCGGTCGCGGCGCGGTCATCGAGCACGCCGTCAACGAGGGTCTCGACAAGTTCTTCCGTGAGGCCACGGTCGAGCACAAGCTGCGCGTCGTCGGACGTCCGGCTGCCGACATTACGCAGTGGCCGAACGAGAAGGACTTCACGGGAGACCTGCTCGTCGACATCGAGGTGGACGTGCGCCCCGAGATCGAGCTTCCCTCGTTCGACGGCATCACCGTGACCGTCGACGCCGTCGAAGCCGATGAGGCTGCGCTCGACGCCGAGCTCGACAACATGCGCGCACGATTCGGCACGCTCATCCCGGTCGACCGTCCCGCCGCGAAGGGTGACTTCGTCGAGCTCGACCTCGTCGCCACGATCGACGGCGCCGAGATCGATCGCGCCGAGGGCGTCTCCTACGAGATCGGCTCCGGCGAGCTGCTCGAAGGCATCGACGACGCGATCGAGTCGCTCACCGCCGGTGAGGACACCACGTTCCGCTCCGCACTCGTGGGCGGCGACCACGCCGGTTCCGAGGCCGAGGTCTCCGTGAGCGTCAAGGCTGTCAAGGAGCGCGAGCTTCCTGCTGCCGACGACGACTTCGCGCAGATCGCGAGCGAGTTCGACACGATCGCCGAGCTCCGCGACAGCCTCGCAGAGCGTGTGGCACAGCAGGGCGTCTTCACCCAGGGCTCCGCCGCTCGCGACAAGCTCGTCGAGGTGCTGCTCGAGCAGATCGAGATCCCGGTTCCGCCGAAGCTCATCGAGGACGAGGTGCACAACCACCTCGAGGGCGAAGGTCGTCTCGAGGACGATGTGCACCGCGCCGAGGTCACCGAGGCGAGCGAGAAGCAGTTCCGCACGCAGGTGCTGCTCGACACGATCGCCGAGCAGGCCGACGTGCAGGTCTCGCAGGAGGAACTCAGCCAGTACCTCGTGCAGTCCGCTGCGCAGTACGGCATGGCTCCCCAGGAGTTCGTCGAGGCGCTCCAGTCCTCCAACCAGCTGCCCGCGCTCGTCGGAGAGGTCGCGCGCAACAAGGCGCTCGCGATCGCTCTCGGCAAGGTGAACGTCGTCGACAGCAACGGCAAGACCGTCGACCTGTCCGACTTCATCGTCGTCGACGACGAGGCAGCTGACGCCGAGGCCGAGGAGAAGCCGGCCAAGAAGGCTCCGGCCAAGAAGGCTCCGGCCAAGAAGCCGGCCGCGAAGAAGGCTCCGGCCAAGAAGGCTGACGAGGCTGAGGACTCCGAGAAGGAGCCCGCCGAGAAGAAGCCTGCGGCCAAGAAGCCGGCTGCGAAGAAGGCCCCCGCGAAGAAGGCCGCCGACAAGGCGGAGTGA
- a CDS encoding RNA polymerase-binding protein RbpA, whose amino-acid sequence MATGGNAIRGTRVGSGPMGEQDHGYHADRIAVSYWDGLGNETVRYFAAGLPEEEIPETIDHPQSGLPAGRDKENPPALAKAEPYKTHLAYVKERRTDEEAVQLLDDALTQLRERRGQ is encoded by the coding sequence ATGGCTACCGGTGGTAACGCCATTCGCGGTACACGTGTCGGTTCCGGCCCCATGGGGGAGCAGGACCACGGCTACCATGCGGACCGTATCGCGGTCTCCTACTGGGATGGCCTCGGCAACGAGACGGTGCGCTACTTCGCCGCCGGTCTCCCTGAAGAGGAGATCCCGGAGACGATCGATCACCCGCAGTCCGGGCTCCCCGCCGGTCGCGACAAGGAGAACCCTCCTGCGCTCGCGAAGGCGGAGCCGTACAAGACGCACCTCGCCTATGTGAAGGAGCGCCGCACGGACGAAGAGGCCGTTCAGCTTCTCGACGACGCTCTGACTCAGCTGCGCGAGCGTCGGGGACAGTGA
- a CDS encoding class I SAM-dependent methyltransferase has product MSAPDAAETAIASALFDLTSGLASGSRRSVADEAVAPESLQRALNGGTEAHIGAHYADVSTRDRALPSGARVLDLGCGYGRVALDLAGRLSDDQEYFGLDPHAEAIGWARENIGKGRPNFQFDLIDVLSRPYNPDGEVDGARFRFPFEDDSLDRVFMISVLTHVDLATVRNYLEESARVLKPDTGRLVATIFLLDREVDRLIADGRSEYQLAWQVGESRVENRDNPELVIAHPLDRVLDILHDAGFPDFRVRRGHWSGRPVANVVDFQDMLVADFGTVTAAALDADEQAEALEHGALAADLVEHGVPAEHLAPYLVWALCAMINALRWESQGVEILLPSAGPGERRTLALERARGIDFSACIPATAPAGAFVPVDEASILRAVREADPRLARPALVALLGDIVHNAIALDTAARAGSVIRRLADGTERPAPIPLFAAGESLSVGAARGRFASMLSGLRRR; this is encoded by the coding sequence ATGTCTGCACCCGACGCCGCCGAGACAGCGATTGCCAGCGCTCTCTTCGACCTGACATCCGGCCTCGCCTCCGGCTCTCGTCGGAGTGTCGCCGACGAAGCGGTCGCGCCGGAGAGTCTTCAGCGCGCGCTCAACGGCGGCACCGAAGCCCATATCGGGGCGCACTACGCCGATGTGAGCACAAGGGACCGTGCGCTGCCCAGCGGTGCCCGCGTCCTGGACCTCGGGTGCGGGTACGGCAGAGTGGCCCTGGACCTGGCGGGGCGGCTGTCTGACGACCAGGAGTACTTCGGACTCGACCCTCATGCCGAGGCCATCGGGTGGGCGAGGGAGAACATCGGTAAGGGGCGACCGAACTTCCAGTTCGACCTCATCGATGTGCTGAGCCGGCCCTACAACCCCGACGGTGAAGTGGATGGCGCGCGCTTCCGTTTCCCGTTCGAGGACGACAGCCTCGATCGTGTCTTCATGATCTCGGTGCTGACGCACGTCGACCTCGCGACGGTGCGCAACTATCTGGAGGAGTCGGCCCGGGTCCTCAAGCCCGACACCGGGCGCCTCGTCGCCACGATCTTCCTCCTTGACCGGGAGGTCGACAGGTTGATCGCCGACGGGCGCTCCGAGTACCAGCTCGCGTGGCAGGTCGGGGAGAGTCGGGTCGAGAACCGTGACAACCCCGAACTCGTGATCGCGCATCCTCTGGATCGCGTCCTCGACATCCTCCACGACGCCGGTTTCCCCGACTTCCGTGTGCGCCGCGGCCACTGGAGCGGACGTCCGGTCGCCAACGTGGTCGATTTCCAGGACATGCTCGTCGCGGACTTCGGTACCGTCACTGCGGCCGCGCTCGACGCGGACGAGCAGGCGGAAGCGCTCGAGCATGGTGCACTCGCCGCGGACCTCGTCGAGCACGGTGTGCCTGCCGAACACCTCGCCCCCTACCTGGTCTGGGCGCTCTGCGCGATGATCAACGCGCTCCGGTGGGAGAGCCAGGGCGTGGAGATTCTCTTGCCGAGCGCGGGCCCAGGGGAGAGGCGCACGCTCGCCCTGGAACGCGCGCGTGGCATCGACTTCAGTGCGTGCATCCCCGCCACGGCGCCTGCAGGCGCATTCGTGCCGGTCGACGAGGCCAGCATCCTGCGCGCAGTCCGTGAGGCAGACCCGCGACTCGCCCGGCCTGCCCTGGTCGCGCTGCTCGGCGACATCGTCCACAACGCGATCGCGCTCGACACCGCGGCTCGGGCCGGGAGCGTGATCCGACGGCTCGCCGACGGCACCGAACGTCCAGCGCCGATTCCGCTGTTCGCGGCGGGCGAGAGCCTGTCGGTCGGTGCAGCTCGCGGGCGGTTCGCCAGCATGCTGTCGGGGCTCCGCCGGCGCTGA
- the whiA gene encoding DNA-binding protein WhiA — MALTTDVKAELVSIRNAPPTVRVAEVTAILRFAGGLHSIAGRVAVEAEVDAETLARRVARDLAEIYGVRPEIAQVQSSTANEGARWAVRVIGAGETLARQTGLLDQRRRPVRGLPNRLTTGSRAEIAGLWRGAFLAAGTLSEPGRSAMLEVACPSSEAAMALVGAAHRLGVAAKAREVRGMPRVVVREGEAIRTVLSEMGAQKTAIAWEELRQRREVRAGVNRLVNFDDANLRRSAQAAVAACARVERALEILADEVPDHLKVAGELRLAHRDASLDELGHHADPPLTKDAVAGRIRRLLAMADKRAQQEGIPGTEAAVPAGLDV; from the coding sequence GTGGCACTAACCACCGACGTCAAGGCTGAGCTGGTCAGCATCCGTAACGCACCCCCGACGGTGCGCGTCGCGGAGGTGACCGCTATCCTCCGGTTCGCCGGTGGGCTGCACTCCATCGCCGGCCGGGTGGCCGTCGAGGCGGAGGTGGATGCGGAGACGCTCGCACGCCGCGTCGCCCGCGATCTCGCAGAGATCTACGGCGTTCGGCCCGAGATCGCGCAGGTGCAGTCGAGCACCGCGAACGAGGGCGCACGCTGGGCCGTGCGCGTGATCGGCGCGGGGGAGACCCTCGCTCGTCAGACCGGTCTGCTGGACCAGCGTCGTCGCCCCGTCCGCGGGCTGCCGAACCGACTGACCACGGGATCGCGCGCCGAGATCGCGGGGCTGTGGCGTGGTGCGTTCCTCGCAGCCGGCACGCTCAGTGAGCCCGGTCGCTCCGCAATGCTCGAGGTCGCCTGCCCCTCGTCCGAAGCCGCCATGGCCCTGGTCGGGGCGGCGCACCGCCTAGGTGTCGCCGCGAAGGCCCGAGAAGTCCGCGGGATGCCGCGAGTGGTCGTCCGCGAAGGCGAAGCGATCCGCACGGTGCTCAGCGAGATGGGCGCGCAGAAGACCGCCATCGCCTGGGAAGAGCTTCGTCAGCGCCGCGAGGTGCGCGCCGGCGTCAACCGCCTGGTGAACTTCGACGACGCGAACCTTCGGCGTTCGGCGCAGGCCGCCGTGGCTGCCTGCGCGCGCGTGGAGCGTGCACTCGAGATCCTCGCCGATGAAGTCCCTGACCACCTCAAGGTGGCGGGGGAGCTGCGTCTGGCGCATCGCGACGCGAGCCTCGACGAACTCGGCCACCATGCTGACCCGCCTCTGACCAAGGATGCCGTCGCCGGTCGCATCCGTCGCCTGCTCGCCATGGCGGACAAGCGTGCACAGCAGGAGGGCATCCCCGGTACCGAAGCCGCCGTGCCGGCAGGTCTCGACGTCTGA
- the tpiA gene encoding triose-phosphate isomerase, with protein MGIAARTPLIAGNWKMNLDHLQAVAFVQKLHWTLKDAKHEDGSVEVAVFPPFTDIRSVQTLIDADKIPFSLGAQDVSAHDSGAYTGEVSGAFLAKLDAKYVIIGHSERREYHAEGDDVVAAKVQASLKHGLVPVICVGETAEDLEKFGASAVPVGQLEAALQGVAPTADIVVAYEPVWAIGSGQAATPQQAQDVCATLRGVIAKVLGEDAAARTRVLYGGSVKSANIASYMREPDVDGALVGGASLVVDEFAAIIRFEKHVGV; from the coding sequence ATGGGCATAGCAGCTCGTACCCCGCTGATCGCGGGCAACTGGAAGATGAACCTGGACCACCTGCAGGCGGTCGCTTTCGTGCAGAAGCTGCACTGGACGCTCAAGGATGCCAAGCACGAGGACGGCTCGGTCGAGGTGGCGGTCTTCCCGCCGTTCACCGACATCCGCAGCGTGCAGACGCTCATCGATGCGGACAAGATCCCGTTCTCGCTCGGCGCACAGGATGTCTCGGCACACGACTCCGGTGCGTACACCGGTGAGGTGTCGGGGGCGTTCCTCGCGAAGCTCGACGCGAAGTACGTCATCATCGGCCACTCGGAGCGACGTGAGTACCACGCCGAGGGTGACGACGTGGTGGCTGCCAAGGTGCAGGCATCGCTGAAGCACGGACTCGTGCCGGTGATCTGCGTGGGTGAGACGGCGGAGGACCTGGAGAAGTTCGGTGCCAGCGCCGTTCCCGTGGGCCAGCTCGAGGCTGCGCTGCAGGGTGTCGCACCGACGGCGGACATCGTCGTCGCGTACGAGCCCGTCTGGGCCATCGGCTCGGGACAGGCCGCCACGCCGCAGCAGGCGCAGGACGTCTGTGCCACGCTCCGCGGCGTGATCGCGAAGGTCCTCGGCGAGGACGCGGCCGCTCGGACGCGTGTGCTCTACGGCGGATCGGTGAAGTCCGCGAACATCGCGAGCTACATGCGTGAGCCCGATGTCGACGGTGCCCTGGTCGGCGGAGCGAGCCTCGTCGTCGACGAGTTCGCCGCGATCATCCGCTTCGAGAAGCACGTCGGCGTGTGA